AACTCTTTGTTTAACTCATTTACCTGATTTTGGGAGCTGTTTATGTTGATTGTGTGTTCTATCTGCAGTCTAACCATATAGCCTAAAACAAACAGCTCTATTATTACAAAAACGGCATGCAGTATTACAATGTCAAATCCGCAACCGTAGTTAAAAACCATTACGGGCATATCAAAAAGCGAAACTTCATAGAGCTGCAGGTAGTTAAAGATCAGATGGTGCATTATGGTTGTGGCTGCTGCGATTATAAGCGGTACTACATCTTTATAGAGCGTTAAAATAGCCATACCTATAAATACATGAAAGTGCATCTCGATTCTGCCAAGATATTGTTGAATAAATATAACGGAGAATAGCATCATAGCTACTGCTATAAAGTATCTATAGTATTTTTCGCCTTTTAGATATTTATATAAATAGAGCAGAGGCAAAACAACAAGAGCGCCGCTGAAAAATCCGTAGTAGTATGTATCGTACTTTATAGATGTGATAAATGTTGCTACAACCCATTGCAGGGCAAGCAAAAGCAACATTACTCTATCGGACTCTATATGAAAAAGTTTAAAGCTGATCTCTGCATAGCTTGGGATTTTCGGATACGCAAATATATAATTAACTATTTTCTTCACTTATATTCCAGAAACTTTTTTTATTTGTATAATATCATCAATTAGCTTTTTTATCTTTAAGGGATGTGTTGAATAGATGGATTTTAGCACTTTACTCTCTTTGTCGTTTTGAATCAGGTATATATTATCGGTATGATTCAACTCCGTTTCGTCGTTTAGGCTTCTTGCAAAATAGAGTTCAAAATTTCTGTCTATAGCAAACAGCTCTCTTTTTGATAAATATACGCCTTTAAAATTTTTGTTAAAATACTTTGCAAACAGATCCGGCTGAAACTCTTCAACTTCCGGCGTAAGATTTACAAACAAAAAATCCACGCTATCTTTTACCTCTTCAAACTCTTTTGATTCATACAGCTTAGCCATCTCTTGCATAATCGGAGTACAGACATCCCTGCATCCGAAGTATCCGAAAAAAAGCAGTACAAATTTTTTATCGCTTTTTATAAAATCGGCTTTTACTTCTCTCTCGATTTTTATGGCGCCTTTAGAACTGCCGCTAAAAAACAGCGACTGAACAAACGGAATTGTGCCAAAAAACAGAATTAAAACAAAGATAGCAACTGTTTTATATCGGTTTGTCAATTTTTATAATTCCTGCGATTGTAAATCTCTTTTTTTTCCCATCACATACAAAGTAACGGTTGTAAAAAAGAGAACGGTTGCAATGACTGCAAAAATATTTAGAAGTGTAGATTGGTTCTTTTCGATAAAATCTTTGTCTTTGCCTATAATAGTAGAGTTCCTTGCAATATACTCCGAGAGTATCACTCTTGCTTCTACCAGCTCTTTAGAGTTGAAAATGTACAAATTCGGACTTTTCAGAAGAGAAGGTACATTTTTTAGTGTTTTCTCATCCAAATATTTTAACACTAAATTTGCCGCCTCTTCGCCTTGTTTTATCCCGCTTGTTACATATCCGCCGACGACGCCTTCGGACATATAGGCATCCTCCATGCTCAGTATGATGAGGTTTTTGTTTTGTTTCATTCTTTGTATAGATTCGTTTGGCAGCAGCACGCTGTTTTTTTCATCTTTTATATTGCCGATAGTCGTTAAAATCACAAAAGTTTTCGGTTTATTCGGCAGCTCTCTTTGAATCTTGCCAATCTCACTTTCGCCGATATAATGAAATTTAAAATTTGGAAAAACAGCTTCTTGGGTTTGAATCTCTTTTTTTATAAATTCATAGGTGTTTGAGTTGTCACCGACGATATAAACTTCCCTTGTCTGCGGAGAGAACTGCTTTATCAGTTCAATATTCGGTTTTATCTCTTTTAGCTCGTATACCCCCGTATAAATATCACTCGGAAGTTTTTCGTGCATACCAAAATCATTTATTCCCGAGAAGAAAACTGGTATCTTGTTTTTGTCGTTTTTAAACAGTTTGTCATAATGTTCATATATGAAATTTAACGCGTTGTCGTCGGAGACATATATAAGGTCTGGGCTTGCATCGGCGTATTTTGTTTTTAGATATTCGATAAATTTATTTTGATACTCGGGAGTTAAATCTACTCTTTTTGTATCCAGATATTCGCTATAGATTTCAAACTCATTAGCACTTTTCTTTAGTGTAGATACAAATGAAGAGTGCTGATTTTTCGTCCATTCGTACTCTTGAGAATACGAATGCAGTGCAAATACCTTTGCTTTTTGCGAGCCGTATAAAGAGTAGGCAAGGCAGAGGAGTAAAAAAAATATTTTAAATAGATTCAATTTTATCACTTCCTTTGTCAGATATTAAATTATACATATAATATCTAAATATAATTTTAAAAAAAGTTATGTTTTATAAAGCAAATTAATTTGTTTTAATCTTTATTGCCATACAATAATGCATAGGGGTGTGTCATGAAAGTTTTATTAACTGGTGCAAACGGATATATCGGAAGAAGACTAAAAAATATACTTAAAAATCAAAAAGGGATAGAGTTAAGAGTTTTTGTTCGTAACAAAAAGAGCCTTTCAAAAGATACGGTTGAAAATTTTGAAGTAATAGAGGGTGATACTTTTGACAAAGATGCTCTGAAAAAAGCGCTTGAAGGAGTCGATACGGCTTATTATTTAATTCATTCGTTAAACAAAGAAAACTATAAAGAGCTTGATAAACTCTCAGCTCAAAATTTTATAGATACGGCAAGTGAATGTGGAGTAAAAAGAGTTGTCTATCTTGGTGGATTAGGCGTAAAAAACAGTGACACTAGCAAACATCTGCTAAGCAGAATCGAGACAGGTGAGATACTTAGTTCATCAAACAGTGTACAGGCGGTATGGATACGAGCAGGAGTCATAATAGGCTCGGGGAGTGCTAGTTTTGAAATTATTAGAAATCTTGTAGAGAAATTGCCCGTTATGATTACGCCAAAGTGGGTAAACACTTATGCCCAACCAATAGCCGTAGATGATGTAATAAGCTATCTTCTCTCATCTTTATATATTGAATATGAGAAAAATTTAGTAGTTGATATAGGTTCTCAAAAGATGATGTACAGGGATATGATGCTTCAAACAGCAGAAGCGCTTGAACTTAAAAGATATATTTTTAGCGTTCCTTTTATGAGCATAAATCTGTCATCATACTGGCTCAACCTTTTTACTCCGGTGCCTTTTAGTGTCGCAAAAGCACTTATAGAGGGATTGAAATCTGAAGTGACTATTCAAAATGAGAATGCAAAAATATATTTTTCATCTATTGTGCCTATGAGTTATAAAGATGCCGTTAAAAAGGCTGTGCAAGAGATAGAGCAAAATCAGGTTATAAGCAGATGGAGCGATGCCGACGATGCATGCTGGGATAAAATACACTCAAAAGAGATAAATGATGCTATTTTTGTAGATAGAAAAGAGGTGGATATAAGTTCTTATGATAAAGATAAAGTTTTTCTTGCTATAAAATCAATCGGCGGTAAAAACGGCTGGTTTGATTATGATTTTTTATGGGAACTTCGAGGAATTATAGATAAAGCTTTAGGCGGTGTCGGACTCAATCGCGGAAGAAGAGATAACTGTGACTTAAGACTCGGTGAATGTCTTGATTTTTGGAGAGTTGAAGATATAAAAGAGGGTGAGAGACTTCTTTTATTTGCTCAAATGAAACTACCCGGGCATGCATGGCTTGAGTTTAAGATAGACGGAGATAAACTTATCCAGTCTGCATATTTTTATCCTAAAGGGATATTTGGCAGGGTGTATTGGTATTTTTTTATACCTATGCACTATTTTATTTTTAATAATATGATAAAGAGTATTTTGAAAAACAGTTTAAAAATTTAACGCTTTGCTCATTTTGCGTAATTATTGAAGATTACTAGAGGCTATAAAAGAGGCAAGCCTAACTATGTAGTCGTTCTCATTTGTCTCTGCAATCTCTTGTGCTAAGATTTTATCCGTGCCGTCGCCTAAAACTTTTTTATAGATGGCTTTTATCTCTTCTATGTCCTCTTTATTTTCAAGCCTTCTTCTAAGACCGATGACATTGAGTCCTTTTATGGTTGCTTTGTTTCCCTCAACCAGCATAAAAGGCGGTATGTCGGTTGTTACGACCGATGCTCCTCCTATCATAACACCCGTGCCGATTTTATTGTTTGCTTCGATTGTGCTAAATCCGCCGACGATTACTCTTTCTTCGCATTTTACATTTTCATACAGTCTGACGGCATTTGTAACTATACAAAATTCACCTAGTTCAACGCCAAAGAGTATCTGTACATAGCCCATAATGAAATTATTTGCGCCGATAGTGATTTTTTTGTTTTTCTCATCTTCGCTGTCTTGAGTACCGATTTGCGTAAACTCTCTTATGTGCGTTTTTGTTCCTACCGTTATTTCAGAATCATCGCATCCGATTGTAGCAAAACTAAAGATTTTTACATTTTCGTCTATCGTTATTTTGCCTCTGAGAATAATATTTGACTCCAAGGTACAGCCCGATTTTATCTCTACGCCTTTGCCGATATGGCAAAATGGACCGATGATAACATCGGGAGCGATAATCGCACCTTCTTCAATTATGGTTGTTGTATGTATATTTGACATTACTTACTCGCGATTTCTAGTGTTATGATGCTGTCTTCTACTGAAGCCAAAGAACCTCTCTCACCGCTTTTTAGGTAGTGTATAAAGGCTTTTAGCTCTGATTCGAGAGCATTGTTTCTTTGAACAAAACAATTTTTTG
This genomic interval from Sulfurimonas sp. contains the following:
- a CDS encoding SCO family protein yields the protein MTNRYKTVAIFVLILFFGTIPFVQSLFFSGSSKGAIKIEREVKADFIKSDKKFVLLFFGYFGCRDVCTPIMQEMAKLYESKEFEEVKDSVDFLFVNLTPEVEEFQPDLFAKYFNKNFKGVYLSKRELFAIDRNFELYFARSLNDETELNHTDNIYLIQNDKESKVLKSIYSTHPLKIKKLIDDIIQIKKVSGI
- a CDS encoding ABC transporter substrate binding protein; this encodes MNLFKIFFLLLCLAYSLYGSQKAKVFALHSYSQEYEWTKNQHSSFVSTLKKSANEFEIYSEYLDTKRVDLTPEYQNKFIEYLKTKYADASPDLIYVSDDNALNFIYEHYDKLFKNDKNKIPVFFSGINDFGMHEKLPSDIYTGVYELKEIKPNIELIKQFSPQTREVYIVGDNSNTYEFIKKEIQTQEAVFPNFKFHYIGESEIGKIQRELPNKPKTFVILTTIGNIKDEKNSVLLPNESIQRMKQNKNLIILSMEDAYMSEGVVGGYVTSGIKQGEEAANLVLKYLDEKTLKNVPSLLKSPNLYIFNSKELVEARVILSEYIARNSTIIGKDKDFIEKNQSTLLNIFAVIATVLFFTTVTLYVMGKKRDLQSQEL
- a CDS encoding SDR family oxidoreductase, whose amino-acid sequence is MKVLLTGANGYIGRRLKNILKNQKGIELRVFVRNKKSLSKDTVENFEVIEGDTFDKDALKKALEGVDTAYYLIHSLNKENYKELDKLSAQNFIDTASECGVKRVVYLGGLGVKNSDTSKHLLSRIETGEILSSSNSVQAVWIRAGVIIGSGSASFEIIRNLVEKLPVMITPKWVNTYAQPIAVDDVISYLLSSLYIEYEKNLVVDIGSQKMMYRDMMLQTAEALELKRYIFSVPFMSINLSSYWLNLFTPVPFSVAKALIEGLKSEVTIQNENAKIYFSSIVPMSYKDAVKKAVQEIEQNQVISRWSDADDACWDKIHSKEINDAIFVDRKEVDISSYDKDKVFLAIKSIGGKNGWFDYDFLWELRGIIDKALGGVGLNRGRRDNCDLRLGECLDFWRVEDIKEGERLLLFAQMKLPGHAWLEFKIDGDKLIQSAYFYPKGIFGRVYWYFFIPMHYFIFNNMIKSILKNSLKI
- a CDS encoding acyl-ACP--UDP-N- acetylglucosamine O-acyltransferase; amino-acid sequence: MSNIHTTTIIEEGAIIAPDVIIGPFCHIGKGVEIKSGCTLESNIILRGKITIDENVKIFSFATIGCDDSEITVGTKTHIREFTQIGTQDSEDEKNKKITIGANNFIMGYVQILFGVELGEFCIVTNAVRLYENVKCEERVIVGGFSTIEANNKIGTGVMIGGASVVTTDIPPFMLVEGNKATIKGLNVIGLRRRLENKEDIEEIKAIYKKVLGDGTDKILAQEIAETNENDYIVRLASFIASSNLQ